A genomic window from Desulfonatronovibrio magnus includes:
- a CDS encoding chemotaxis protein CheA: protein MSIADQGRQAYLVEAAELLDELEKGLLDLEQTPDDQDLINRIFRAMHTIKGSGSMFGFDEIADFTHEVETVMDQVREGVVALNMELVDILFKSRDLISDMLYDRGQDRPARTKEIIENLKKNVGSNTTAQDSEYNALDEDSDDDNQAGELNTYRVKFKPDKNIFFTGAKPLALLDELFDMGICELKSDVPKDSPLCRIIARTDAIPDISEMNPEMCYTWWDIILTTTEDENAIRDIFMFVEDDCELIVEKLTRSGEIDTEEAHDKLGEILIRRGALTPDDVDEVLRLQKKIGSMLVQSGKVSAQEVASALAEQEIVQKAESRKKATAEVASIRVDSGKLDNLVDLVGELVIAQARLNQIVTEIHSSSLQSLAEEMERLSDSLRDSTLGIRMMPIGATFSKFTRLVRDLSKDLNKEIRLVTKGADTELDKTVIERLNDPLVHLLRNSIDHGIEDPDIRKAAGKNKQGTITLSAAHAGGEVVIEIADDGKGLDSQVIRQKAVERGLIAADSDISDREVQQLIFEPGFSTASKVTGVSGRGVGMDVVKRGIEALRGHIFLESEKDKGTRVSIKLPLTLAIIDGLQIKVGDDNLVIPLSVVEECVELKSDGQAKESKSVINLRGEIVPYVRLGDWFNITSHELNIEQIVIVNVKNQRVGLVVDKVVGQHQTVIKSLGHVYQNVRGLSGATVRGDGSMALILDVPTLVEDVVAEQ from the coding sequence ATGTCCATTGCTGATCAAGGCCGCCAGGCTTATCTGGTAGAAGCTGCGGAACTTCTGGACGAACTTGAGAAGGGGCTGCTTGATCTTGAGCAAACCCCTGACGATCAAGACTTGATCAACCGAATTTTCAGAGCCATGCATACCATTAAGGGATCAGGTTCAATGTTTGGCTTTGATGAGATCGCTGATTTTACCCACGAAGTTGAAACGGTTATGGATCAGGTCAGGGAAGGCGTAGTAGCTCTTAATATGGAACTTGTTGATATTCTTTTCAAATCCAGAGATCTTATAAGTGATATGCTTTATGATCGTGGACAGGACAGGCCGGCCAGAACAAAGGAGATCATTGAAAATCTTAAGAAAAATGTAGGGTCAAATACAACTGCCCAAGATTCAGAATATAATGCTTTAGATGAGGACTCTGATGATGACAATCAAGCCGGTGAACTTAATACCTACCGAGTCAAGTTCAAGCCGGATAAAAATATTTTTTTTACAGGTGCCAAGCCTTTGGCCCTGCTGGACGAATTGTTCGACATGGGGATTTGTGAGCTTAAGTCGGATGTTCCCAAGGACAGCCCTCTTTGCAGGATAATTGCCAGGACAGATGCCATTCCTGACATTTCAGAAATGAATCCGGAGATGTGCTATACTTGGTGGGATATTATTCTGACTACAACCGAGGATGAGAATGCCATCAGGGATATCTTCATGTTTGTAGAAGATGATTGCGAATTGATAGTTGAAAAACTGACCCGGTCCGGTGAAATTGATACAGAAGAGGCACATGACAAGCTTGGAGAGATTCTTATACGAAGGGGCGCCTTGACGCCTGATGATGTTGATGAAGTTTTAAGGCTGCAGAAAAAAATCGGCAGCATGCTTGTGCAAAGTGGTAAAGTGTCAGCCCAGGAAGTAGCTTCCGCACTGGCTGAACAGGAGATAGTCCAAAAGGCTGAGTCACGTAAAAAGGCAACTGCTGAAGTTGCCAGCATCAGGGTTGATTCCGGCAAGCTGGATAATCTTGTGGATCTCGTGGGTGAGCTGGTCATAGCTCAGGCCCGGCTTAATCAAATCGTTACAGAGATTCACTCTTCCAGTCTCCAGTCTCTTGCAGAAGAAATGGAAAGACTTTCCGATTCTTTGCGTGACAGCACCCTTGGTATCAGGATGATGCCCATAGGTGCAACCTTCAGCAAGTTCACCAGACTGGTCAGGGATCTTTCCAAAGATCTAAATAAGGAAATCAGGCTTGTTACCAAGGGAGCTGATACTGAACTTGATAAAACTGTGATAGAACGCCTCAACGATCCTCTTGTTCATTTACTGCGTAACAGTATCGATCATGGAATTGAAGATCCTGACATAAGAAAGGCAGCCGGCAAAAACAAGCAGGGGACCATAACTCTTTCTGCAGCTCATGCCGGGGGAGAAGTGGTCATTGAAATAGCAGACGACGGCAAAGGTCTGGATTCCCAGGTCATAAGACAAAAGGCAGTAGAAAGGGGCCTGATTGCTGCTGATTCTGATATAAGTGACAGAGAAGTGCAGCAATTGATTTTTGAGCCGGGTTTTTCCACTGCATCTAAGGTGACCGGGGTTTCAGGCCGCGGTGTAGGTATGGATGTCGTAAAAAGAGGCATTGAAGCCCTGCGGGGGCACATTTTTCTGGAAAGTGAAAAGGATAAAGGCACCAGGGTTTCCATTAAACTTCCTCTAACTCTGGCCATTATTGACGGTCTGCAGATTAAAGTAGGCGATGACAATCTGGTCATACCCCTTTCTGTTGTTGAGGAGTGTGTAGAGCTGAAATCTGACGGTCAGGCCAAAGAATCTAAAAGTGTTATTAATCTGCGCGGTGAGATAGTACCTTATGTCAGACTTGGTGACTGGTTCAATATTACCAGCCATGAACTCAATATTGAGCAGATTGTCATTGTCAATGTTAAAAATCAGCGGGTGGGACTTGTTGTTGACAAGGTTGTCGGGCAGCATCAGACAGTAATCAAGAGTCTTGGTCATGTTTATCAGAACGTAAGGGGCTTATCCGGGGCCACAGTGCGTGGAGACGGGAGCATGGCTTTAATCCTTGATGTGCCGACCCTGGTTGAGGATGTTGTGGCTGAACAATAG
- a CDS encoding response regulator: MAKKIMTVDDSASVRQMVAFTLKDAGYDVVEAVDGQDALGKLSSPVDMIITDLNMPNMDGLELIRQARGQSQFKFIPIIMLTTESQAEKKQEGKQAGATGWIVKPFKPEQLLAVVKKVLG; the protein is encoded by the coding sequence ATGGCTAAAAAAATTATGACAGTAGACGACTCTGCAAGTGTGCGACAGATGGTTGCCTTTACTCTTAAAGACGCTGGCTATGATGTAGTTGAGGCTGTGGACGGGCAGGACGCTCTTGGCAAGTTGTCTTCTCCTGTAGATATGATAATTACAGATTTGAATATGCCCAATATGGATGGGTTGGAACTGATACGTCAGGCACGGGGACAGAGCCAGTTCAAGTTTATTCCTATCATTATGCTGACTACAGAATCCCAGGCTGAAAAGAAGCAGGAGGGCAAGCAGGCCGGTGCTACAGGATGGATTGTCAAGCCTTTTAAGCCGGAACAATTGCTTGCTGTTGTTAAAAAGGTACTGGGCTGA
- a CDS encoding STAS domain-containing protein, with the protein MAEVEIKTDDQGAVMILQGNLNIECAKELHNVIVDTISVHEVIRVDMAQVDGVDLSFLQIVCALYKEAVIEGKKLVFDPVPDRIQNKAEKMGFTEEYTGGYFWKGDVDG; encoded by the coding sequence ATGGCTGAAGTAGAAATTAAAACAGATGATCAAGGTGCTGTAATGATATTGCAGGGCAATCTGAATATCGAGTGTGCCAAAGAGCTTCACAATGTTATTGTTGATACCATAAGTGTACACGAGGTCATAAGGGTGGATATGGCACAAGTGGATGGGGTTGATCTTTCTTTTTTGCAGATTGTATGCGCCTTATATAAAGAGGCGGTAATAGAAGGTAAAAAGCTTGTTTTTGACCCAGTTCCAGATAGAATTCAGAATAAAGCTGAAAAAATGGGTTTTACTGAGGAGTATACTGGGGGATATTTCTGGAAAGGAGATGTTGATGGCTAA
- a CDS encoding methyl-accepting chemotaxis protein — protein MKKETVEITDQHGSAVFEDWARQVSEVSEFLGSIIKDKEQDFLDLGQNLHEISSKSAGLSNMADELMKLTSGEKILNAQQDLQDELKDITEYCDVGWGEKSTELLGNVLDQSRALSLEMNDFKKIVRTLNVLSFTTRIESARLGDIGRGFMTLADDVEALGRKMVGHWQRIVDESSTLYDLVQSAKIRVEMLVQDQKSGVEKVLEDINSNLNDLETIRQSSKAASEDLAQKASEITSYVREMVSSMQFHDITRQIVEHVQETLEEVVNLIKNNGNGSETKSYTSTQLAGWINKVCSLQIQQMDQAGISFYEAVENLKKGLDSIASSVSSMAEGLKQSLGLGDDEQGNLLVNIGEKIAHVKLSIHDFTGKSHEISTVMETVGGSVSQMSDFVNDIEEVGSEIELIALNASVRAAHTGSEGMALGVVAVAIQQLSGRAREKTGAVTATLNSISSDAEELQKLTAQAVDFSGFDDLSKKIDRSLNEMSELNAEIEQKLGLIISEGSNLSSTISFLSENLDFHHEVSTGISEAKSFLQQVVQQTESEFHSDFEDTQWPANLQRMFDRYTMESQRLVHKVQLEGETQDQDEIFWDDDEQGANEETQDGDDFGDNIELF, from the coding sequence ATGAAAAAGGAGACAGTGGAAATTACTGATCAGCATGGCAGTGCAGTTTTTGAAGACTGGGCCCGTCAAGTGAGTGAGGTATCTGAATTTCTTGGTTCTATAATCAAGGATAAAGAGCAGGATTTTCTTGATCTCGGTCAGAACTTGCACGAAATATCATCAAAGTCAGCCGGGCTTTCTAATATGGCGGATGAGTTGATGAAGCTGACCAGTGGTGAAAAAATATTAAATGCCCAGCAGGACCTGCAGGATGAACTCAAGGATATTACCGAGTATTGTGATGTTGGCTGGGGGGAGAAAAGCACTGAGCTTTTAGGTAATGTGCTTGACCAGAGCAGGGCGCTGTCTTTAGAGATGAATGATTTCAAAAAGATTGTCAGAACTCTTAATGTGCTGAGTTTTACCACAAGAATTGAAAGCGCCAGACTTGGAGATATTGGCAGGGGATTTATGACTCTGGCTGATGATGTTGAAGCTCTGGGGCGGAAGATGGTAGGTCACTGGCAAAGGATTGTAGATGAATCTTCAACTTTGTATGACCTGGTACAATCAGCTAAAATTAGAGTTGAGATGCTGGTGCAGGATCAGAAATCCGGTGTAGAGAAAGTTTTGGAGGATATCAATTCTAACCTCAATGATCTGGAGACAATCAGGCAAAGCTCCAAAGCAGCTTCAGAGGACCTGGCTCAGAAAGCTTCTGAGATCACTTCCTATGTTCGGGAAATGGTTTCCTCGATGCAGTTTCATGATATCACCAGACAGATTGTGGAACATGTGCAGGAAACCCTGGAAGAAGTCGTCAATCTTATTAAAAATAATGGAAACGGCTCGGAGACTAAGAGTTATACTTCTACCCAGCTTGCTGGATGGATAAATAAAGTCTGTTCACTTCAGATTCAGCAGATGGATCAGGCGGGGATTTCCTTTTATGAGGCTGTTGAGAACCTTAAGAAAGGTCTTGACTCCATTGCTTCAAGTGTATCCAGCATGGCAGAAGGACTGAAGCAGTCCTTAGGTTTAGGGGACGATGAACAGGGCAATCTGTTGGTAAATATTGGAGAAAAAATAGCCCATGTCAAACTCAGCATTCATGATTTTACCGGTAAAAGCCACGAAATAAGCACTGTCATGGAAACTGTAGGCGGCAGTGTATCCCAGATGTCGGATTTTGTGAATGATATTGAAGAAGTGGGATCAGAGATTGAGCTCATTGCCCTTAATGCCAGTGTAAGGGCCGCTCATACAGGTTCTGAAGGCATGGCCCTTGGGGTTGTTGCCGTTGCCATTCAGCAGTTGTCAGGCAGAGCAAGGGAAAAAACAGGAGCGGTTACTGCTACCTTGAACTCCATATCCAGTGATGCAGAGGAGCTGCAGAAGCTCACTGCACAGGCAGTAGACTTTAGCGGTTTTGATGATTTAAGCAAAAAAATAGATCGAAGCCTTAATGAAATGAGTGAACTTAACGCTGAAATTGAACAAAAACTCGGGTTGATTATCTCAGAAGGTTCAAACCTGTCCAGTACCATTTCTTTTCTGTCTGAAAATCTGGATTTTCATCACGAAGTAAGCACCGGCATCAGTGAAGCCAAAAGTTTTTTACAACAGGTTGTTCAGCAGACAGAGTCAGAGTTTCACTCTGATTTTGAAGATACTCAATGGCCGGCCAACCTGCAAAGGATGTTTGACAGATATACTATGGAGTCACAGCGCTTAGTGCATAAAGTGCAGCTTGAAGGAGAAACCCAGGATCAGGATGAAATATTCTGGGATGATGACGAGCAGGGCGCAAATGAGGAGACTCAGGATGGTGATGATTTTGGGGATAATATAGAGCTTTTTTAA
- a CDS encoding response regulator: MDEQIYKVLYLEDNPMDVRFFQEIAKELRGIRIELTNAGTLSEALQNLESNDFDLVVSDLGLPDSMGLYTVKRIMSGFPELPIIVMTTINDEQLGVKAVKLGAQDYLPKGNFDGGLLARSIKYSVERNSFVRRMFLSEDSKFQALMNCLDIPVVYLDAGLIIRECNPAFLNLIDSSSVRGVSLEEKCGKELLICAQKALEGEEGRAQISRHSGSCIPADSFRCVPVRDDQNNVTGVLCIAEKKQPAKKHFIDLNA; this comes from the coding sequence ATGGATGAGCAGATTTATAAAGTTCTTTATCTCGAAGATAATCCCATGGATGTAAGATTTTTCCAGGAGATAGCCAAAGAGCTGCGGGGGATACGTATTGAGCTGACCAATGCCGGCACCTTGTCAGAGGCTCTGCAAAATCTTGAAAGCAATGACTTTGACTTGGTGGTTTCTGATCTTGGTCTTCCTGATAGTATGGGACTTTATACAGTGAAGCGCATTATGAGCGGCTTCCCTGAGCTGCCAATCATCGTGATGACTACCATAAATGATGAGCAACTTGGTGTAAAGGCAGTTAAACTCGGTGCGCAGGATTATCTGCCCAAAGGAAATTTTGACGGTGGACTGCTGGCACGATCAATAAAATACTCAGTGGAAAGAAATTCTTTTGTTCGTAGAATGTTTCTATCCGAAGACAGTAAGTTCCAGGCTCTTATGAACTGTCTGGATATTCCTGTTGTATACCTTGATGCAGGTTTGATTATACGCGAGTGTAACCCGGCCTTTCTTAATCTCATTGACTCAAGTTCGGTAAGAGGTGTCAGTCTTGAAGAAAAATGCGGAAAAGAACTCCTGATCTGTGCCCAGAAGGCCCTTGAAGGTGAAGAGGGGCGAGCTCAAATCAGCAGACATTCAGGATCATGTATACCAGCTGACAGTTTTAGATGTGTTCCTGTAAGAGACGATCAGAACAATGTAACGGGCGTTTTGTGCATAGCAGAAAAAAAGCAGCCCGCAAAAAAACATTTTATTGATTTGAACGCCTGA
- a CDS encoding GGDEF domain-containing response regulator, with translation MPQENNSEKILVVDDDPTARLFASRIIRKAGYEVDDAIDGNTALKKVRLFEPDLILLDVMLPDINGIEVCKTIKADPRRHSPYIILFSAIQTGSSDKALGLESGADGYLVKPVNTRELLAQIRAMLRLKRAEERLSNQKQWYETVLNSLQEVVICMDSNLNITWANKSALDSIGLQQIDVTGKKCSDVFDCTVDSMQKCPVQKSIRTGQTEDALIKTQDGRTWDTRAYPVFDQHGNLNELVEVAMDVSQNIKTRKALERSEALLSEVTTRMPGAIIQYRVLDGQRLQMVYISQGIFNLTGISAEAILASPEKFVSIIFAEDYERIFSQLMESLKKNKAFGSDFRVYGPGNNIKWLRLSTVPYETDEVTAWYAMLTDITPLKIVEQELTRKALHDPLTGLPNRQLFNDRLSQALSYAERYSQKVGLIFIDLDNFKPVNDQYGHMFGDAVLQTVAHRLNTCARKTDTVARFGGDEFVIILSSLASREDVDRILKKITEILQTDFYVDNLHLQLEASIGVSIYPDDAEEKEDLVKAADKAMYSTKQDKGITIRYYDDMSESDSRS, from the coding sequence ATGCCTCAAGAAAATAACTCAGAAAAAATTCTCGTGGTCGATGACGACCCCACAGCCAGGCTTTTTGCGTCAAGAATAATTCGCAAAGCAGGTTATGAGGTAGACGATGCAATTGACGGCAACACAGCACTGAAAAAAGTCAGGCTGTTTGAACCTGACCTTATTCTGCTGGATGTAATGCTTCCCGACATCAACGGAATAGAGGTCTGTAAAACCATTAAGGCTGACCCTCGCCGGCACAGCCCATATATTATCCTTTTTTCTGCCATCCAGACAGGTTCCAGCGACAAGGCTCTGGGACTGGAGTCAGGAGCTGACGGATACCTTGTCAAACCTGTCAACACTCGCGAACTTCTGGCCCAGATTCGCGCAATGCTCAGACTAAAAAGGGCAGAAGAAAGACTGTCCAATCAGAAACAATGGTATGAAACTGTTCTTAACAGTTTGCAGGAAGTAGTCATCTGTATGGATTCAAACCTTAACATCACCTGGGCCAACAAGTCTGCTTTAGACTCCATAGGGCTTCAACAAATAGATGTAACTGGAAAAAAGTGCAGTGATGTATTTGATTGCACCGTAGACTCCATGCAGAAATGTCCTGTACAGAAATCCATCCGCACAGGTCAGACTGAAGACGCATTAATCAAAACCCAGGATGGCCGAACCTGGGATACAAGGGCCTATCCGGTTTTTGACCAACATGGCAATTTGAATGAACTGGTTGAAGTAGCCATGGATGTAAGTCAGAACATAAAAACCCGGAAGGCCTTAGAAAGAAGTGAAGCGCTTTTAAGCGAAGTCACCACCAGAATGCCTGGAGCTATCATACAATACAGGGTTCTTGACGGACAGCGGCTGCAGATGGTTTATATCAGTCAGGGCATATTCAATCTGACAGGCATCAGTGCCGAAGCAATCCTGGCATCCCCTGAAAAGTTCGTCTCCATCATATTTGCAGAAGACTATGAACGAATCTTCAGCCAGCTTATGGAGAGCTTAAAGAAAAACAAAGCTTTTGGATCCGACTTCAGAGTTTATGGACCCGGCAATAACATAAAATGGCTGCGCTTAAGTACAGTCCCCTACGAAACAGATGAAGTTACTGCCTGGTATGCCATGCTTACAGACATAACCCCTCTGAAAATTGTAGAGCAGGAACTGACACGCAAGGCTCTGCATGACCCTTTGACAGGTCTCCCCAACAGACAACTGTTTAATGATCGTCTGAGTCAGGCCCTGTCCTATGCAGAACGGTACTCTCAGAAGGTAGGTCTCATTTTTATTGACTTGGATAATTTTAAACCCGTCAATGACCAGTATGGACATATGTTTGGGGATGCTGTCCTGCAGACTGTAGCCCACAGACTCAACACATGTGCAAGAAAAACCGACACTGTGGCCAGATTTGGAGGAGATGAGTTCGTAATTATTCTGTCCAGTCTGGCGTCACGTGAGGATGTTGACAGGATACTAAAAAAAATTACCGAGATATTGCAGACAGACTTTTATGTGGATAATCTCCATCTGCAATTAGAGGCAAGCATTGGAGTAAGCATCTACCCGGACGATGCAGAAGAAAAGGAAGATCTGGTAAAAGCAGCTGATAAGGCCATGTACAGCACCAAACAGGACAAGGGGATAACCATAAGGTATTATGATGATATGTCGGAATCAGACAGCCGGTCCTGA
- a CDS encoding RT0821/Lpp0805 family surface protein, producing the protein MKTIMIFPLLAVLLLAGCGESKHTVGGAALGGIAGGIAGAQIGKGTGQTAAIIGGTLLGAALGGYVGSYLDRMDQMDKRNLNNTLETRPTGTTTQWSNPDTNTSYKVTPTNTFQQPDTGRYCREYTTEVIIGGEVEKAYGKACRRDDGAWEIVS; encoded by the coding sequence ATGAAAACAATTATGATTTTTCCTTTACTGGCGGTTCTGTTGCTGGCCGGCTGCGGAGAAAGTAAACATACTGTTGGTGGAGCCGCTCTTGGCGGCATAGCCGGCGGTATAGCAGGTGCTCAAATAGGTAAAGGAACAGGTCAGACAGCGGCTATAATCGGTGGCACTCTTCTCGGCGCGGCCCTTGGCGGTTATGTTGGCAGCTATCTTGACCGCATGGATCAGATGGACAAAAGAAATCTGAACAACACTCTGGAAACCCGTCCTACCGGTACCACAACGCAATGGAGCAATCCTGACACTAATACGTCTTACAAGGTAACTCCTACAAATACTTTTCAGCAGCCTGACACCGGAAGATACTGCCGGGAATATACCACTGAAGTCATCATTGGCGGTGAAGTGGAAAAGGCTTATGGCAAGGCGTGCCGTAGAGATGACGGTGCATGGGAAATTGTGAGCTGA
- a CDS encoding dihydrolipoyl dehydrogenase family protein — MKKYDVIVIGAGPAGGACASTCAKEGLKVAMIESYGFGGTCPLRGCNPKKVLTGAADIVALARGMTDKGLMADNLSINWEDLAAFRDSFVSGKKEKIQEAYAGLGIDTFNAQAVVLDDYQVQAGEDIMTAQTIVLASGIKPAPINVPGAEYISTSDDFLSLEKLPDSIVFIGGGFISFEFASIAVRAGLKTTIIHRSAQVLKQFDPDLTAELVEAMRDAGVTINLNTDIKSITRDKQKIKIQIMENGKTSTIDAHMVVHGAGRIPDVDKHTLEKYSINVSSVGVEVDEHMRCKNNDRFFAVGDVASTPFALTPTGDMEGRVAASNIIKPGSSAVDYTGTASAVYTAPPLCAVGLLEKQAREAGINLRIVRENMAQWFSWTHLGQKFAGCKILIDEDRDVIVGAHILGAGAEEMSNLFAMAIRMQTPVKELKKVLWAYPTKGYYFKYMI, encoded by the coding sequence ATGAAAAAGTATGATGTTATTGTCATTGGAGCGGGTCCGGCCGGAGGAGCCTGTGCTTCAACCTGTGCAAAGGAAGGCTTGAAAGTAGCCATGATTGAAAGTTATGGCTTTGGCGGTACTTGTCCATTGCGCGGTTGCAACCCCAAAAAAGTCCTCACAGGTGCTGCAGATATAGTTGCCCTTGCCCGGGGCATGACCGACAAAGGACTTATGGCCGATAATCTCAGCATTAATTGGGAAGATCTGGCTGCCTTTAGGGACAGCTTTGTATCCGGCAAAAAGGAGAAAATTCAGGAAGCTTATGCAGGTCTTGGTATTGACACATTCAATGCGCAGGCTGTTGTGCTGGATGATTATCAGGTTCAGGCTGGTGAAGATATTATGACTGCTCAAACCATTGTCCTGGCATCAGGCATAAAGCCCGCTCCCATTAATGTGCCTGGAGCAGAGTACATATCCACTTCAGACGACTTCTTAAGCCTTGAAAAGCTCCCTGACAGCATCGTTTTCATCGGTGGTGGTTTTATTTCATTTGAATTTGCATCCATAGCAGTCAGAGCAGGCTTAAAAACGACCATAATCCACAGAAGCGCTCAGGTGCTCAAGCAGTTTGACCCTGATCTTACAGCTGAACTTGTGGAAGCTATGCGGGATGCAGGCGTTACAATTAATCTCAATACCGACATTAAATCCATTACCAGGGATAAACAAAAAATTAAAATTCAGATAATGGAGAATGGAAAAACCTCAACCATTGACGCACACATGGTGGTGCACGGCGCAGGCAGAATTCCGGATGTTGATAAACATACTCTTGAAAAATATAGTATTAATGTCAGTTCTGTAGGGGTTGAGGTAGATGAACATATGCGCTGTAAAAATAATGATCGCTTTTTTGCTGTGGGAGATGTTGCGTCCACTCCATTTGCCCTGACTCCTACCGGTGACATGGAAGGCAGGGTTGCAGCCTCCAACATCATCAAACCTGGAAGCAGTGCAGTTGATTATACTGGCACGGCAAGTGCGGTTTATACAGCCCCGCCTCTGTGCGCAGTTGGTCTTCTGGAAAAACAGGCCAGAGAGGCTGGCATCAACTTAAGAATAGTCAGAGAAAATATGGCCCAGTGGTTTTCATGGACACATCTGGGGCAAAAATTTGCCGGCTGCAAAATCCTCATTGATGAGGACAGGGATGTTATTGTGGGTGCCCATATTCTCGGTGCAGGTGCCGAAGAGATGTCCAACCTCTTTGCCATGGCCATCAGGATGCAGACACCCGTCAAAGAGTTAAAAAAGGTTTTATGGGCTTATCCCACCAAGGGATATTACTTTAAATATATGATATAA
- a CDS encoding CBS domain-containing protein translates to MLYRKRAWDIMHDDFPKVDEEVSIKDVILKIQESRKVYPGNNSAVVLSKAGKLSGIITTWDIVKKMGPELLKNASKVKDTENYEKAFKLSCELGAQADIRKVYQKEAARIRPNDTLARVLEAFLDYRQDIAVVEEGDKVMGAIMLDDVYREIAVKV, encoded by the coding sequence ATGCTTTACCGAAAAAGAGCCTGGGATATCATGCATGATGATTTTCCCAAAGTAGATGAGGAAGTATCAATCAAAGATGTTATTTTGAAGATTCAGGAAAGCCGAAAAGTTTATCCGGGCAATAATAGTGCAGTTGTGCTGAGTAAGGCTGGAAAGCTGTCCGGAATCATAACTACCTGGGATATAGTCAAGAAAATGGGGCCTGAACTGCTCAAAAATGCATCAAAGGTAAAAGATACGGAAAACTATGAAAAAGCCTTCAAACTTTCATGCGAACTGGGTGCTCAGGCAGATATCAGGAAAGTTTATCAGAAAGAAGCAGCCAGGATTCGTCCTAACGATACTCTGGCCAGAGTTCTGGAAGCCTTTCTGGACTATCGACAGGATATTGCTGTGGTGGAAGAGGGAGACAAGGTTATGGGTGCTATCATGCTGGACGATGTATACCGGGAAATTGCAGTCAAAGTATGA
- a CDS encoding HD domain-containing protein yields the protein MVSQLPSVRKGLLQLIFSGSFMKRWNDKLRPVELVEVDKQAHKMITAFALLNLNSRSMSTEEKADLYEEVILGGIFDYLYRLVITDIKPPVFYEIKSNPVHYRQLTSWVIKQLEPRLQPLGSEFQEKLQTYLQDSEDSTFARRILNGAHVFASSWEFSLIKGINPGDMELKEIEDNFLNLLKQYSDLKGMEELMLGGQGGLSGFMNLCGRLRFQKRWSQTPRIPETSVLGHMFIVACYAFFFSMSVNACPMRRQNNFFAGLIHDLPELLTRDIISPVKKSVQTMGDIIKEYENKELEKRVFSLLQEPEYTGLAQRLRYYLGNDEVSEFDNTISVDGKVSKVSWEELQQKYNFDKFDPKDGYLLKVCDNLAAFIEAYTATRNGITNEQLQHAQWKIRNLYQNEPYIEGVHIGALLADFD from the coding sequence ATGGTATCACAACTTCCAAGTGTAAGAAAAGGTCTCCTGCAGCTAATTTTTTCCGGTTCTTTCATGAAAAGATGGAATGACAAGCTACGACCAGTGGAGCTTGTGGAAGTGGATAAGCAGGCTCATAAAATGATTACCGCCTTTGCTCTGCTCAACCTGAATTCCAGGTCCATGTCGACGGAGGAAAAGGCTGATCTGTATGAAGAAGTTATTCTGGGAGGGATATTTGACTACCTTTACAGGTTGGTTATTACAGACATCAAACCACCTGTTTTTTATGAAATCAAGTCTAATCCAGTGCATTACAGGCAATTGACCAGCTGGGTTATTAAACAACTTGAGCCAAGGCTGCAGCCCCTTGGTTCAGAATTCCAAGAAAAATTGCAGACCTACCTGCAGGACTCTGAGGACAGTACTTTTGCCAGACGAATACTTAACGGCGCTCATGTCTTTGCCAGCAGTTGGGAGTTCAGCCTGATTAAAGGAATAAATCCAGGTGATATGGAGCTAAAAGAGATTGAAGACAATTTCTTGAATCTTTTAAAGCAATATAGTGATCTCAAGGGTATGGAAGAACTCATGCTGGGAGGTCAGGGCGGGCTGAGTGGATTCATGAATCTCTGCGGCAGGCTGAGGTTTCAAAAGCGCTGGTCACAAACTCCAAGAATTCCAGAGACTTCAGTTCTTGGTCACATGTTTATAGTTGCATGCTATGCCTTTTTTTTCAGCATGTCGGTTAACGCCTGTCCCATGAGGAGGCAGAATAACTTTTTTGCAGGGCTGATACATGATTTACCGGAACTTCTTACCCGAGATATCATTTCTCCTGTTAAAAAATCAGTTCAGACCATGGGGGATATAATCAAAGAATATGAAAACAAAGAACTGGAAAAAAGGGTTTTTTCCCTCCTTCAGGAACCCGAATATACTGGCCTCGCGCAAAGGCTGCGGTATTATCTTGGGAATGATGAAGTTAGTGAATTCGACAATACAATTTCAGTAGATGGCAAGGTCAGTAAAGTCAGCTGGGAGGAGCTTCAGCAAAAGTATAATTTTGACAAGTTTGATCCCAAAGATGGTTATCTGCTTAAGGTTTGCGATAATCTTGCGGCTTTTATCGAGGCTTATACTGCTACCAGAAACGGCATTACCAATGAACAGCTGCAGCATGCCCAATGGAAAATCCGCAATCTTTATCAAAACGAGCCGTACATTGAAGGAGTGCATATAGGAGCTTTACTGGCGGACTTTGATTAA